In Myxococcus xanthus, the genomic window CGGGCCGGGATGTGCCACCCGGACGGAGAGTGATAGCCTCCCGGTTCCACTGCTGGAGCTGGGGGCCGTTCAATGATGCACGGGTTTCGCTGGGGCATTGGCCTGAGTGCCATGGCGGCGGTGCTCGGAGGCCTGGGCATGTGGCGCGCGGAGCGGGCGGCTCAGCCGGTGCTCGTGGAGGTGCCCTTTCCGGAGTTCGCGCAGCTCCCCGCCCTGCCGCCGCTCCCCCTGCCGCCACCGACGATGGATGGCGCGGCGGATTCGATTCAGGTCCGGGCCGTCTCCCAGAGCAGCGGTGCGCCGCTGGCGGGCGCTCGGGTATCCCTCCTCCGAGGGTTGTTCGCGTCCGGCCTGGGAGAGCGGTTGCCCGACGAGACAGCGCTGACGGACGCGTCGGGCGTGGTGAGCTTCATGGCGCCTGGCGCGGGCGTGATGACCGTCTGTGCACGGGGGGCCGGTCACGCCGAGCGCTGTGAGCGGGACGTGGGCGTGGTCGCCGGGGGCTCGCTCGTCGTGGAGCTGAAGCTTCCGCCAGGGGCCATCGTGGAGGGGCAGGTCCTCCTGCATGACGGGACGCCGGCGGAGGGTGTTCGGCTGGTCGCGTCCGGTGACCCGATGTTGCTGGAGATGACGCCTGTCTGGGCCACGACGGATGCACAGGGGCGCTACACGCTGGATGGCGTGACGCCGGGCTACCCCGTCGGCATGACGCCTTTCTCCCCCGAGGGAGAGGGGCTCCACCGGTCCGTGGGCGCGGAGCTGGCCGCCGGCGAGGTGCGGCGGTTCGACTTCCAGCTTGGCGCGTTCGTCCCGGTCACCGTCAAGCCGGTGATGGGGCGCCGGCGTGGGACGGACTCGGTGGAGTCCGTTCACGTGAATGTCCAGCTCCAGCCCCAGCAGGACGGCACCTTCACGGGCATCACTGAGTCGGGGCGCCACTCCGTCTCCGTGTGGGGCCGCCGGAACGGGCGGGCGGTGTCGGCACGGAAGGACGTGACGCTGGCGCCCGGTGCTCCGGCGGTCATCGCGTTCCCCTTCTCCGCGCTCGAGGAGGGCGGAAGGGTGTGGCAGCTGTACTCCAGCGACCCTGGCGAGTTCGAGGTCTCCGGTCGCGTCTTCCTCCCGGACGGCACGCCGGTGAAGGGGGCCTGGATTGGGTCGCAGAAGCCCGGTCCACGGGGGCGGAGGTGTGGCAACTCGGCCGAGGACCACGCGCAGGTCCGCTTCGATGGCCCCGAATTCGTGGTGACGCCCCGGGTGGGCGCGGGGCGAATCTTCGCGTGGCTGCCGGATGGCCGCGCGGGCAGCGCCGTCGTCCGAGGCGGGAAGGGGGAGCGTGTGTCCGTCGACATCCACCTGGAGGAGACGGGCGCCGTCGCCGGGATGATGGATTTCGGGGACGACCACCTCTGGGGCTACCGCGAGGAAATCACCGTCAACCATGAGTGGGTCGGTGCGTCGCACTACACGTTGTTGGACGGCCGCATCTTCGTGCCGGGGCTGAAGCCGGGTCGACACGTGCTGCGCACCTCTCTTGGGACGGTGGAGTTCAACGTCAACGCCCGCGAGGTGACGAACGTGGGCGTGTTGAGACGGCCGCCGGAGCCGGAGGCCGCGGTCTCTGATTCAGAGGCCGCGGCCTCGGAGCCGTGAGTCGCTGCGCGACTACCGCGCCGCCTTCCGCAGCTCGTCGTCGATGATGGCGCGGAAGTGCTCCACCGGCCGGGCGCCCGTCACCGGACGGCCGTTGATGAAGAACGTGGGCGTGCCCGTGGCGCCCACGCGCAT contains:
- a CDS encoding carboxypeptidase-like regulatory domain-containing protein produces the protein MMHGFRWGIGLSAMAAVLGGLGMWRAERAAQPVLVEVPFPEFAQLPALPPLPLPPPTMDGAADSIQVRAVSQSSGAPLAGARVSLLRGLFASGLGERLPDETALTDASGVVSFMAPGAGVMTVCARGAGHAERCERDVGVVAGGSLVVELKLPPGAIVEGQVLLHDGTPAEGVRLVASGDPMLLEMTPVWATTDAQGRYTLDGVTPGYPVGMTPFSPEGEGLHRSVGAELAAGEVRRFDFQLGAFVPVTVKPVMGRRRGTDSVESVHVNVQLQPQQDGTFTGITESGRHSVSVWGRRNGRAVSARKDVTLAPGAPAVIAFPFSALEEGGRVWQLYSSDPGEFEVSGRVFLPDGTPVKGAWIGSQKPGPRGRRCGNSAEDHAQVRFDGPEFVVTPRVGAGRIFAWLPDGRAGSAVVRGGKGERVSVDIHLEETGAVAGMMDFGDDHLWGYREEITVNHEWVGASHYTLLDGRIFVPGLKPGRHVLRTSLGTVEFNVNAREVTNVGVLRRPPEPEAAVSDSEAAASEP